TGAATGGGGACCCTAATTGTGTTCAGTCGCAGCAGTTGTGGTGCCGTCCCCCATCGCACCATCTGTTCTGGAGGAGGATGTTGCAGAGGCGCTGCTCCCTAAACTGGAGGTGCCTTGAGAAGCCCTGATGGGAAGGCTCGGAAAAACAGGgcactgggcacagaggcttTTCATTGCTGCCCATCAGGGGGCCCCAAGTGTGGGCTGAGGGGCGGGGCTGGACAATATGAATGTAGCCGGGCAGATGTAGGCCGACGTCTTTCCAGGGTGCCTCTACTGTGCACTGAATTTGGGAAATTAAGAGTGCTCACTCTGGAGCTTGGTGAAGATCTGAAAATCACAGCATTAGTAGCAGGAGTCATGTCCATAGCAAAGAGCTGAGGGCCTAAAGGAGGCTGCAAGGTCAGGTGGTCAGATGCCCTTGCTGTGATGGTGGAAATGGCTGCTGTGgaattcatctgctgatgggtgATAGCAGCGATCCGGGGggaaggggctgggagaggagtcagggaggaaagaggaggagacaACGCACACATACGGGTGTAGGAGGCTCCCTTCTGAagggaggctggaaggagaaagATGTGGGGCTAGGAGGTGCGCGGCAGGGGTGAGAGGTCAGAGGTGCTAAAGCTGCAAACGAGTGAGGGCAGCCTCCTTTCTCATTAGGTGGAACCCCCAAAATGGGGGCAAGGTCAGTGGGAAGAGCCAGGGAAGAGTTTGGAATTATGGATATCAAATTTCACTCAATTCTTGGTGTGGGAGAAGGTGGAGGGACAGGCAGGGTGAGGGGCCCAGCAGCCACGTGGGCCAagtcagagggaggaggaggagctgggatcTATGAAGTGTAGGTGGCCGGGGGCAGGGAGTCTCAGCAGGTGTGGAGACAGCAGGGGCAGGCTGAGTGGCACTGCAGTTTGCcatgtcttacttttttttttttttttgagacggagtctcgctctgtggccaagctggagtgcactggcacgatcttggctcattgcaacgtccacctcccaggttcaagccattctcctgcctcagcctcctgagtacctgggactacaggtgggagccaccacgcccagctaagttttgtattttcagtagagacggtgtttcaccatgttggccaggatggtctccatctctcgttttttttttttttttttttaaattaaaaagtaaactttagccgggtatggtggctcaagcctgtaatcccagcactttgggaggccgaggcgggtggatcacgagatcaggagattgagaccagcctgaccaacatggtgaaaccccgtatctactgaaggaacaacaaaaaaaaattatcctgtcATGGTGGCgcgggcctgcaatcccagctactcaggaggctgaggcaggagaatcgcttgaaccccgagggcggaggttgcagtgagcccagatcacgccattgcactccagcctgggcgacagagcgagactccgtctaaaaataaatgaatgaatgaatgaatgaataaataaataaataaatgtaaactttaatgtcgaaaatgcaaacttggggagGGCAGAAAGATCACACACAAGGCTGTCACGTCACACTTGGAGGGTTGCAcagccgccgggcagaggcgcccctcacttcTCAGATGGTGGGGCAGCCGGGCACAGGCGCTTCTGACCTCCCAGACATGGCTgctgctgggcagaggcgctcctcacttcccagacaaagtggctgctgggcagaggtgctcctcacttcccagtggGGCggtggcagggcagaggcgctcctcacttcgcaGACGGTGCGGGGGCAgcgcagaggcgctcctcacttcccatatggtgGGAttgccggacagaggcgctcctcacttcccagatggtgggaTTGCGGGGCAgcggcgctcctcacttcccagacggtaggggggcagggcagagacgctcctcacttacCAGACTGTGCGggagcagggcagaggcgctcctcacttcccagatggtcgGATTGGGCAAAGGCGCTCCTTGCTGCGCAGACGGtgcaggggcagggcagaggcgctcctcacttcgcaGAGGGTGGGattgggcagaggcgctcctcacttcacAGACCTTGCggggggcagggcagaggcgctcctcacttcccagatggtgcgCGAGcaaggcagaggtgctcctcacttcccagacgacggtgggactgggcagaggcgctcctcaattcCCAGATGGCGGGATTGCCAGGCAGAGgtgttcctcacttcccagatgataCGCGGGCAGGGCAGAGGCATTCCTCGTTTCCCAGAtggtggggtggccaggcagaggcccttCTCACTTACCAGACAGTTGGGttccgggcagaggcgctcctcgcttcccagacggtgGGCCTGCCCGACAGAGGCGCTCCTGACCTCACAGATGCTGCGGCTGCTGGGCTGGGGCctccttacttcccagacggtgcagtggctgggcagaggtgctcttcacttcccagactgTGAGGCGGCCGGgtagagacgttcctcacttcccaggcgAGGCCTAgcgaggcagaggcgctcctcacttctcaggcGGTGGGGTGGGagtgctgggcagaggtgctcctcacctcccggATGGGgcggtggccaggcagaggcgctcctcccttcccagacagtggggtggctgggcagaggcgctcctcacttcccagatggtgcagggaccaggcagagatgctcctcaggtctcgatctcttgacctcctgatccgcccgcctgggcctcccaaagtgctggattacaggcgtgagccaccacgcctgccctgccatgtcttctttctcctcccaaGCAGCTGTTTGCATCTCCTGGACATCCCCATGTTCTTATCCATGTTGCCCTGCTGGAGGCGTCCTTCCCCTTGAGAAGCCTGACCCAGCTCCAACAGTGCCTCAGGAGATAGGCAGGGAAGCTTAGCGGATGAGGGAAACTCGTCTCTATCCCACCTCAGTTGCAGGGGAGGGGTCGGTGGCAGCGGCAGCAGTGGTCCTGACAGCTTTCTTTCGCCGGACCCGTGGCCGGCAGCTCTGGGTGGAGAAGAGCTCCTTGATGCAAGAGCTGCGGGATACTTGGGCTGCATGTCCTCCCCCACCATCAGCAAGCCTGGAGAGCTGGGCAGGTGGTCTTTACCCAGCACCTTCAAGGCCGCCTTCTCTGGCCACAGGGAGCAGCCCAGAACTGGGGCAGGGAGCACTGTTGGAACTGGCTCAGGCTTCCCAAAGGGAAGGATGCCTCCAGCAGGGCTGTGTGAACTGGCGACTCCTTGTCCCTTGGAGTAGAAACTCACTGCATGCACCTGGGCCTTGTCAGTCTGGTTCTTTTCTGTCAAGCTCTTGAGGTGGACATTTCCCTCCAAGGGCCTGGGATTGTACCAGGAGGAAGTGAGGTTTCCCTGAGTCTCCAGGGGCCTAGAGGCGGAGGCTGCTTCCCCATTGCTACAGGGGCCCCTTTTCTTGTCCTCCTGCCCCTGGGTCTCTACCTGATCCACCTCCATTTGTTCTTCAGGCTCTTGTTCTGCCCTCACCTCCGTCTTTGGGAGCCTGGCTGGGATCACCCGCTCATCTAATGAAGGAAGCCGGAGGTTAAACTTGCCTCTCATACGAGGGATCCTCACGGGGCTGAGGTGTCCAAACATCATGGTGTTGCAAGCAGACAGCACGGGTTTCTTCCTTGAGGGGGGGCTCCAGCCCAAAGGAGGCAGGACCCTCAGTGGGGTGCCCGTGTTCCCAGGGAGAAAACACAGCCTCCTAGGGGCGACATCCCACCTGGCTGGAAAAGAAGGCCCAAGATGTCGCCGAGGGTTGAAGAGGAATCGGAAACAGCCCAAGATTCCCGGGGCAGGCACAGGTGCAGGAGGCACAGGTGCAGGAGCCACGGGGTGAGCCCGGccagctgggaaggcctcacgGACAAGACGAGCAGGTTGCCGATGGCATGGCGGGGACCTGTGGTGGAACCAGGAACAAAATACGCTTAGAAGAGCACGTTGCCAATCGCGTGGCCAGGACCTGCGGCGGAACCAGGAACAAAATATGCTTAGTGAGTTGCCCATTTTGAGCGAGTTGTGCACAGACGAAACTAAGGGTCAGAAGCGGAGAGGATACTCCTAAGTCACCCACTTCTCTGTGGCCGGGTGCGCACTGGGCACCTGGGAGTTTATGACATCACTATGGGGCTGGTGACAGAACCAGGGTGTGGAGGAGTGAGCAGGAGCCCAGCGAGGGTGCCTACAAGAGGAGTCAAAGGGCAAAAGGCAAGGCCCCTCCACCGGTCCAGCTGGACTCTCTAGCCTCAGGGACGTCCCACTCCTGGGGGCAGGTGTGTGGCCCTGGATGTCCCCCCCCCCCCCGTGGTGCTGTGGAGGGTGCGGGGCTGATCCGCCAGAGCCCTTCCCACCTGGCATCTGGCCCAGGTGCTGGCTGACACCCAGTGGCCCTGTCTTGGCCGGCCCTGTCCCCCGGGTTACAGGGCCAGAACCTGGAAGCAGAGCGCAGGACCAGCCAGATCCCGCCAGGCTCCCCCGGGGCCTCTCCAGTGCCTCTATGCCGCCTGGAGCCAGGCCCGCCTTCTCCATGGCTGCCGTGGCCTCAAGGGCCACCAGGCTCGCTGCACAGGCTTCCATGGAGAGGACGCGGTGCCCTGACCTGACTGGATGCTGCCCCTTACCACATCCCTTCCTGGCAGGCAGGGTCTCCACTTCTTTTTACAAATTTGCCTGAGACCCTTCCTTAGGTCATCCAGGTGGTCATGGTCCAGCCAGGCTTTGAACCCAGGTTGTGCGATTCCGCAGCTGGTGCTCTGGCCTGTGTACCTCCTGATCATGGATACAGcatgtattcttattttttcctgtagTCCGGGGATACTTAGCGTGGCGGCATATCTGTAATAAGCACATGCACACCTAGAAGGAGGTCTTCACTTCAACATATAAGTTGACCATGGCCCACTCTGGGCTCCAGTCCTCTGCAAAGATGTAGGGCAGGGACTACCAGTTGCCAGCACAGCACCATTCCACATTGTTCTTCTGATGGAGGCTTTCAGCCCAGATATTCTTTCTCGTCTGGTGGGTTCTCTCTCGTCTCGTCCAAGTATGTAACGATTATGTTCTAGATCAGCTTTGGTCTATCCTAAAAGAAACTCGCCAGTGGATTATACCATATAGATAAAAGTCAGTTTCTCTTGTCTTCCTAGAATGTGTCTAGAAAGCAAGTACATTATTTACAAGTTAATAGTGGATCAATGTATTGGATTAAAATATGACCAATGTAATTTGGTCATTGTGAGCATGCCAGCTTGGTCCACTCTTCACAATTTATGGTACCCTAAATATAACTCTAGATTTTCTTATGCCCAAGAGAAGGACATACTCTTGGGTGTCTGGACTAGGGAAACAGGTATGAAAAACCATTCGGCCACTCTACATCTTTTTTTTGGAGAACTGAAACCatctatatgcaaatatattattaaaaggcaagaaagttatttctgtcattttgttaattgttttctggttgttttgtagatcttttgtttcttcttttattgtttcctttatgGTTTGGTGAGTTTCTGTACTGATAAGCTTTgattcctttatttcattgacaTATCTGGTGTAATTTTTGTCTCTTGGGTTACTCTGTAGCTTACATTTAAAAACTTATAGTTATGATAGAGTATTTAAAGCTGATAAAAAGTTTTGATCACACACAAACATGCTGTACTCCCCCCATATCCCCTGTCAATGCACAAAATTTGCACTTTTTTGCCTTAATTTATATTGTTCTGTAGTGGGTATTTATTAAGAACTCATGTAggtataaatatttttgactatTTTGATGTTCAACTTTCTCAAGGGTGATTTGAAAGATTCTAAAGCCTCATTTCAGTAACGTAGAATTCTCAATTTGAATGTGAATTTACTTTTAACAAGTTGATAGTGTCCTGTGTTTTTGCATTAGTAGTTATTGTTCTTTCACTTGTGATTGAAGCattcccttaagcatttcttgtcaggctggtcttatgGTGACAAATTCCataagcatttgcttgtctgggaaagactttatttctttaatttgtgATAGGTATCTGTGCTAAGTACAGTACTCTTTGCTAACTGATTTCTCATTATCACCTAGAATATATCATCCTAATCTCTCCTAGCCTTCAAGGTTTCTGCTATGAAAACTCCTGATAGTCTAAAGGAGACTTACTTATTTGTGATTTGATGCTTCTCTCTTgctaattttagaatgtttttctttgtgtttgactTTTGACAAATTGATTATAATGTGCCTTATAAAAGGCCTTTTTGGGTTGAATATGTATGGGACCCTTTAAGCTTCATGGAACTGGATGTCCATATCTCTCCCAAGAGTTGGGagattttcagctattattttgttaaataagttttctgtgtctatctgtctcttctctctgtttctcttctatATTGCAAAAATTCATTATCTTAATGTCATGGCAGAAGTCTCATAGGCTTTCCTtgcttccttttattcttttctttctccttctttccctcaggctgggttatttcaaaagtcCTGTCTgcaagttcagaaattctttcttttgtttgatctAATGTGCCATTGAAGCTCTCCattgtactttttatttcattcattcagtactTCATTCCTAAGGTTTCTGttggtttgcttgttttctttaaagatatctatgtctttgttgaatttctcattcaggtTATggcttgttttttattattatttgattaaGATTTCTATCTGTATTCTCTTGTATCACATTGAATTTTCTTAAGATCTATACTTCAAATTCCTTTTAAGGCaatttgaaaatttccatttatttagggtAACTTTGTGAAGAATTATTGTGCACCTTTAGTGGTGTCAAGTTTCATTGCATTTTCATGTTTCTTATCTCCTATGTTTATATTTATGAGACTGTTGACATGGTCACCTGTTCTAATTGTGTAGAGTGGCTTATGTAGAGAAAGATTTTCATCTGGAGATGTATCTTAGGGTGTCAGTTGGATGAGCTGCACCTGCTTTAGTTCCAGGAGGATACAGTAGTGTAGTATCTGtgcttttcttttgccttttttttttctcttgctagtATCCATTTTGGTGATACCTGTGCATGCCTCGGTGACCTAGGCTGCAGGAGCATGTGCAGTTTGTTTTTCTACTCAGGATCGGGGGTTGTGGGGGAAGGCGGCGGTCTCAGGAAGCTGCATGCCTAGCTAGTGAGTGTGTTACTGAGTCACAGGGGTTGGTTCACCAGTTTGAGATGGGACTCCCCTGGAAACACTCGCCTGGCTGTGGATTACTGGCTTGAGATGGGGATCTTCTGGAAGCAACAGGCCCAGTTGGTGAGCACACCGATGGCACAAGAAATCAGTCCACAGTTAAGAGTGCTGCAGTCACTGGGATGTGGAAGGCAAACCTCTTTGAGAGTTTGTTTCTAGGACATAGAGAGCAATAGCTGCTTTCCTGGAGAATCCTGTTGTAATGACAGGGTAGCCTctggggtggaaggagggagtgaCCACTAGTTCGTGGAGCAGAATATACTCAGCTATGGCTTGGCTTTCTAGATGGTGCTGTATGTGGGCTCCTCTTCTGGGGCAGTATAGCCCTGTGGACACCAAGCAGCTCCCTAAACTGAGCTGAGAATCTGTGGGCATTTACAGGAGTTCCCAGCAACAAAGAATGCAGGTGTCCACAATGTTAATGGGACTGCTGGAGTTTGTTTGCTTACCTTTTTCCCACTGAGGAAATGGTCTTCTTGTTCCCAGCTGATCCTGACTAGGAAGACTGTGTGGCAGAAGCAGGGTATTTTGCTTTCCTCTTTATTTGGCCACCCCTAACGGTTTCCTTGACCCTCAggttttctgtctcttctctgcTGTCCAGGGTTCTCTCTCAAACACTCCAGTCCAAATGAACTTGTTTAGTCactgtttttgtccttttttctggAGGGCACAGGCATTAACCTCCTCTCATGTGCCATCTTGCTAGGCCTTCCATGACCTTCTTTTTcaaaagtgggatggaatgaaatggaagggaatgaaattgaatatgtgAGAGTGCATCAAGCACTATTTCATAAAActtttgttttcacttataaatatGGGGGGTACTCAGAGTCACAatgtaaattttctatttttacttagaGTCAAAAAGTTTGAATTTGCAGGCATATATAATATGTTAGTAGCAGCTGACGTATATACCTGTTGAATATACCTGTTGAAGTACCAATGTGAGGGAGTTATCTGTTGCCTTTTTGATATAAAAATGGGGcttctattaatatatttagaTCAATGGTGTAACTTTTATATTCATATCTCTATTCTTAGTCTCCCCACTTTCCACAGTATCTCTTGTCCTCACGTGTGGGTTCAGAGCTTTAGGCCTCACCTTTCCTGCATCAGGAGAAGCTACATCTTTCCATGCTGTGCTCATGCCGGTTTTTGCAAACCTGAAGCTCCAGTTCTTGTAATTCGATCATGTGCTAATTTCCTCAAACCTTTGTACCCAGTTTGGTAAAGCAAAGTCCACCAAACAGCAGGGATGAAGGGACCTTTGCAAGATCACTAGAACTTTCCTTGCCTCCAGGGCCAGGAAGAGCCTGGGCCTTCCATGGAAAGACCTGGAGAGACTGGCTCACTGCTGAGGAGGCTGCTGCTCTTCCCTTAGGTCAGGGAACAATTTTCGCTTTCAAATAAGCTGTTTATTCCAGATGTTGGGGCTTCTGGGTTTAGGGATTTGTAGCTGCTTTGAAATCATTTGCAAGACATATGGAGCCAGATTGCTTCAGTAAGTACACCCTGGACAGGGCCTGGACCCAGACTTTGCCAACACCACCCAGTGAACCTGTTTGTGTTGCCTGTGGCATTTGGCTTGAGTTTCAGGGGACTA
The nucleotide sequence above comes from Pongo pygmaeus isolate AG05252 chromosome 13, NHGRI_mPonPyg2-v2.0_pri, whole genome shotgun sequence. Encoded proteins:
- the LOC129044613 gene encoding putative UPF0607 protein ENSP00000382826; the protein is MWSWPRDWQRALLSVFCSWFHHRSPPCHRQPARLVREAFPAGRAHPVAPAPVPPAPVPAPGILGCFRFLFNPRRHLGPSFPARWDVAPRRLCFLPGNTGTPLRVLPPLGWSPPSRKKPVLSACNTMMFGHLSPVRIPRMRGKFNLRLPSLDERVIPARLPKTEVRAEQEPEEQMEVDQVETQGQEDKKRGPCSNGEAASASRPLETQGNLTSSWYNPRPLEGNVHLKSLTEKNQTDKAQVHAVSFYSKGQGVASSHSPAGGILPFGKPEPVPTVLPAPVLGCSLWPEKAALKVLGKDHLPSSPGLLMVGEDMQPKYPAALASRSSSPPRAAGHGSGERKLSGPLLPLPPTPPLQLRWDRDEFPSSAKLPCLSPEALLELGQASQGEGRLQQGNMDKNMGMSRRCKQLLGRRKKTWQGRRGGSRL